The Oxyura jamaicensis isolate SHBP4307 breed ruddy duck chromosome 8, BPBGC_Ojam_1.0, whole genome shotgun sequence genome has a segment encoding these proteins:
- the EXTL2 gene encoding exostosin-like 2, which yields MRCFHLCKLPGRVMGIRLLRFTSVVIIVLLLVAGALTALLPNIKDDKMPNLRREPKAQSQSTLDSFTLIMQTYNRTDLLLKLLNHYQAIPHLHKVIVVWNNIGEKIPEEMWNSLGPHPVPVVFKVQTVNRMRNRLQNFPELETKAVLMMDDDTLVSAHDLAFAFSVWQQFPEHIVGFVPRKHISTPSGVYSYGSFELQNPGFGNGDQYSMVLIGAAFFHSGYLEDFQRQPEAVYALIDETQNCDDIAMNFLVARQTGKPSGVFVKPVDIRNLEKDTNSGYSGMWHRAEHLLQRSYCVNKLVNIYDGMPLKYSNIMISQFGFPNYANHKNKM from the exons TCTTGTGGCAGGTGCATTAACAGCTTTGCTTCCCAATATCAAAGATGACAAAATGCCCAATTTGCGAAGGGAACCAAAAGCCCAGAGTCAGTCTACCTTGGATTCGTTTACTCTTATTATGCAGACGTACAATAGAACTGACTTACTGCTAAAGCTTTTAAATCATTATCAAGCCATCCCCCATTTACATAAAGTGATTGTTGTGTGGAACAACATTGGTGAGAAGATACCAGAGGAAATGTGGAATTCCTTGGGTCCTCATCCTGTCCCTGTTGTCTTTAAAGTTCAAACTGTAAATCGTATGAGGAACAGACTCCAGAATTTCCCTGAGCTGGAAACAAAAG ctgtTTTAATGATGGATGATGATACGCTAGTCAGTGCTCATGACcttgcttttgccttttctgtttgGCAG CAATTTCCAGAGCATATAGTGGGATTTGTTCCTAGAAAGCACATTTCTACGCCTTCAGGTGTATACAGTTATGGCAGCTTTGAATTGCAGAACCCTGGATTTGGAAATGGAGATCAATACTCTATGGTTCTTAttggtgcagcattttttcataGTGGGTATTTAGAAGACTTTCAAAGACAACCAGAAGCTGTTTATGCCTTAATAGATGAAACTCAAAATTGTGATGATATTGCCATGAATTTTCTGGTAGCAAGGCAGACAGGGAAGCCTTCAGGAGTGTTTGTGAAGCCTGTTGATATAAGGAATTTAGAGAAAGACACTAACAGCGGCTACTCCGGAATGTGGCACCGAGCAGAGCATTTGTTACAGAGATCTTACTGTGTAAATAAACTGGTAAATATTTATGATGGCatgcctttaaaatattctaatatcATGATTTCTCAGTTTGGTTTTCCTAACTATGCcaatcacaaaaataaaatgtaa